The sequence below is a genomic window from Vidua macroura isolate BioBank_ID:100142 chromosome 10, ASM2450914v1, whole genome shotgun sequence.
GGAAATTCCAGAAGATTGCTTTTGCAAGCACCCCAGTCACCAACTGTAAAGGCAGGGAAAAACAGACTTTCCAACctgtaaaaaataaacacaggaaaagcagcaaagtcaCTACTTCTGGGTTCTTCTGTCCCCTGAAGACGGGGCCTTTaagcagagagggaaatgtgTTTGCAGCATTTCCCAGTCTGAGGTGTCACCTCCCACGTGGCCCACGGTCACcgcagagagcagcagcatgaCTTGGTGAGAGGGCAAACGCAGTAAAACCTGAAACTCACGTGCTGCCCTGGCCCTGATGCCCCTCTCTGGGGTTTGAATTGAGCAGGCACTGATAAGATCAGGCTCAGATgggttgtttgtgctcttgccCTGCTGCACGGGTTCCTGTGTGCCTGGCACAACCTGGCAGCCCAGTCCTGGTTACTGGGGTGCTCCCACTGCTGAgttgggaagagctgctgaTGAGCATCCCTTGGGAGTGTTCCCTGGCCTTTTCCTCCCTGTGCCTTTCCATGGGAGCACACTTGGCTCTGCTGTCTGAGCTCTGCTCTTGCTATTTCAGTACCTGTGCTTCCAAATTAAACTCTTGGTtgggtgcccagccctggcacaggctgcctggtggagtccccatccctggaggggtttgACAGCCCTGggcatgtggcacttggggacgtgggtcagcggtggccttggcagtgctgggggaatggttggactcgatggtctggGGGAGCTTCTCCAATTTAACCAAATCTGTGGTTTCCGTGATCTTTTGAAGCCAGCATCCTTTAAGTGACGTTTGGTTTCACAGAGGAGTTTAAACACTCAGCCCCCCACCCAAAGCTGGGCTCGTCTGTGTGAGAATCCTTCCCTGCAGCTTCCATCAAGTGCACAAACGAGACAGGATCGTGCTGCCTGGGTGTCACCAGGAAGTGTCAGTGCCTGCCTTGCCTCTGCAGTGCCTGAGCTCAGCgtggctcccccagccctgagcacaaaAGCCTCTCGTGCCTCTCTTTGAAGCCCCTGAGGTCCCGGGGGCCGGCAGGTTGTTGCTGGTGCAGGGAGGAACTGGTTGAGTCAGAGAGAGAAGATCAGCAGtttcagcagggcagggagtggggtgtgAGCCCTGCTGTGTCTCACAGCTgttctgctgggagcagctttcATTTCCTGCTGGGCCCTGCTGCTCGCAggtttctgttttttctgaacCTGTTTGCGGTAACTGCTGACACGTCCCCGAACTCGGAGAGGAGCTGCAAACCACACGTATTTCAGAGCACTTACAGACTGATTCTGTACTCATCTCTTTGTACGTGCCATCTAGAGAGTGTTTGTCCTGCTGAAGGGAAGGAGCCCGGGGGATTCATGGATTGGGCTGCAGTTCTGCAGAAGGATGCAAGGAAGAGCctaaatttctgtattttggcCGCACCGATCTGAAAAAATCTCTCGGTGTTAAAACTTGCCAGTCAATGAACCTGCTCAGTCCAGTGTCCCgcaaagttttcaccttctgTTGTTTCTTACATTTAGGggaacagagaaaatgaaacttaTCAGTGGGGTCACGTTCTGCTGTTGAGAGCTTGTggagttttattttgaattgtGCTGTTCTACAGCACCAAATTTGGGTTGTGTGCCCTGTTCTTCTGAGAGTTCAACGCGCTCACTCTCTCGGTGCAAACAGTTCCACTgaactgctttattttataaataaagacCTTTATTTGGTGAGTTGGTGAGgagaaattcttcagaaatCTGTTCTCACCTCTCGAGTCTCTGTGGGACCTTTAACAAGGGCACttagtgccaggacaaggggaatggctcccactgccagagggcagggctggatgggatattgggaaggaattcttccctgggagggaggtgaggccctggcacaggtgcccagagcagctgtggctgcccctggatccctggcagtgcccaaggccaagctggacagggcttggagcaccctgggacagtgggaagtgtcccaggggtggcactggatgagatTTAGgctccctcccaacccaaattCCGGTGTTCTACACCTCAGACAGCTGCTGGGTTTGAGGTTTTGTCCCTTTGTGCTGAATACCGTGTGTTTAATGGCAAACAAAAGGTGAGAATTGTCTGTTTCTCCCACTTTGCCCAGGGGCCAGGAGTGCTGGGTGGACCTGAACCTTATGAAGCTGTATGAAAGTGCAGAGTTCGACCAAATGCGGCGCCTGTCCACAGCCTCCTGCCCCGGCTCCAGCTCCAACTGCTACACGGTGTGGAAATACTTCTGCAGGGACCACTTTGGCTGGAGAGAGTACTCTGAGGTACAGCCCCTTCCCCGTGCTCCGTGCAGCACACACCAAACACCTCTGCACACActcagggaggggaggagagtcACTGTCCACCTGAGACAGCAGTGAagggacagctctgctggccTGGGTTGTGCTTCTGGGATCCTGTGACTTGAATTGCCCTGAAAGCATCAAGGACATGAGGGCTGGCCAGACTCTCCCACTGGGGAGCAAACCAGCTTGTGGAAGCCCTTCTGGAGCCTGATTTGCTTTTGTGACAGTGGGACAGTCTCTGCAGCCTTCAGAACAGCACCTCCACTGTTGTTTTTAGGCAGTTTTTAATTGATTTCCctgttcccagagctctgctgaggcAGGACATGCCCTGCCCGAGCTGTGGGTGCAGCCCTTGGGCTGATGTCTGGAGTGAAACCTCATCAGTGCTGGCAGTCCCAGAAATAATTCCTGAGTGTAAGACCTGGAGAGAGGTGGGCAGAAATACCACAAATAACGTGGTGAGGGTGTTTGAGCTGGGAGGAGAACTGGGTTTGTGCAGTGTAGAGCAGGAATATGAATTTTGCAGTGTGTGGTTTCTCACATGTGCATTTCCCTTCTCCATTTTCCCatgatttttcccctcttttctcccccgtttctcctgtttttccccctgtttcccccccctccttttctctcctgttttccctgattttcccccatttttttcccattttcccccatttccctccCATTTTTGCCCCTGTTTTCTCCCCCATTTCTCCCCtgtttttccccgtttttccccattattctccctgtttttccccctgctttcccccctgtttttcccctgtgttttcCACCCATTTCCTTCAcgttttcccccatttttcccccattttcccccatttccccctgttTTCCCCCCTGttctctccctgctttccccccatttccctcacattttcccgtttttcccccgttttcccccctgtttttcccccatttcccccattttccccctatTTCCCCCCAtattccccctttcccccctaTTTTCCCCCATATCCCccctgttttccctctttttccccccatttcccccgtTTCCCCCCctgtttttcccccatttcccctatTTTCCCCCATATCCCCCCTGTTTTTCCACCAATTTCCCcctgttttccccccatttctcccccatttcccccctctttttcccccATATCCCCCCTGTTTTCCCCCCTGTTTCCCCCCCTGCTTTTCCCCCATATCCCCCTTGTTTTCCCCCCTgctttccccccatttcccccctgcttttcccctgtttttccccCATATCCCCCTTGTTTTCCCCCCTGctttccccctttttgccccttttTGCCCTGTCCAGCCCGTGGTGAGGCTGATTGAGGAGGCGAGCTGCCGCGGGCTGCGCGAGGTGCGCTTCATCACCTGGCACAACCAGTACATCCTCAACATCAAGGACGGCTTCCAGCAGAACTCCTGCTTCCGCAGGGAGATCAAGAGGAGGCCCCTGCTgcgctcctgcctgctgctcatgCCCTTCCTGCAGTAGGTATCCCCAAAACCGGCCCATTcccactgccctgcctgcagtaggtatccccaaaaattcccccaggTATCCCACTGCCCTGCTGCACAAAGTATCCCCAAAAATGGCCCATTcccactgccctgcctgcactTGGTATCCCCAGAAATGGCCCATTCCCACTGCCCTTCCTGCACGAGgtatccccaaaaattcccccaggTATCCCACTGCCCTTCCTGCACGAGGTATCCCCAAAAATGGCCCATTCCCATTGCCCTGCCTGCACAAGGTATCCCCAAAAACGGCCCATTcccactgccctgcctgcagtAGGTATCCCCAGAAATGGCCCATTcccactgctcttcctgcacgAGgtatccccaaaaattcccccaggTATTCCACTGCCCTTCCTGCACGAGGTATCCCCAAAAACGGCCCATTCCCACTGCCCTGTCTGCACAATatatccccaaaaattcccccaggTATCCCACTGCCCTTCCTGCACAATatatccccaaaaattcccccaggtatcccactgctcttcctgcacgAGgtatccccaaaaattcccccaggtatcccactgccctgcctgcactTGGTATCCCCAAAAATGGCCCATTCCCACTGCCCTTCCTGCACTTGgtatccccaaaaattcccccaggTATCCCACTGCCCTTCCTGCACGAGGTATCCCCAAAAATGGCCCATTcccactgccctgcctgcacGAGgtatccccaaaaattcccccaggTATCCCACTGCCCTTCCTGCACAATatatccccaaaaattcccccaggtatcccactgctcttcctgcacgAGgtatccccaaaaattcccccaggtatcccactgccctgcctgcactTGGTATCCCCAAAAATGGCCCATTCCCATTGCCCTGCCTGCACTTGGTATCCCCAGAAATGGCCCATTCCCACTGCCCTTCCTGCACGAGGTATCCCCAAAAATGGCCCATTcccactgccctgcctgcacaAGGTATCCCCAAAAATGGCCCATTCCCACTGCTCTCCACGTGGGGCTGGATGGGGGAGTTGTGTTCCTGGGCTGTGACAGGGAGCAGGCACTGTTGGGTGGGAAATGAGAAGGAGAACCCAAAATTTAGGTcgtgctggcagctcctgtccACCTTCCAAAGGAATGTTTGTCTGAGGAGCTCCTTGTTTACATTTGCAATGTACCTTGTGGATGCTGGAACGTCAGCTCTGCCAAATTCCTGTCCATTTTCCAGCATCCTGGGCTGTGGGAGGTgcccctgccttggcagggggtggcactggatggggtTGGAGTCCTGCCAGCCCAAACCATCCCGTGCTGGTTCAATGGGAGCACTGGGTGTTTTTAGGTAGGGTTTTACAGGAAGGGAACCTCAGGTTATTAGAGAGAAGCTGGAGGGTGCCAGTGAAACACCAAGAGTGGACTTGCTGGTTTGAGCAGTCCTGGTTCTCATCCCAATGAAAAATTAGGATTTCAGGGCTCCTCCTCGTGTTTTGCTGCCTGGCACTGTTTTACCACAGTGATCTGCTAAAATGATGCAATTCCCAATTAATTCCCAGCTAATTTTGTTGGACCTTGAGGGCTCTACACTCGTGAGGGATTGACCAGAACTGTCTGTGCCAGCTACCAAACCTACAGACTAAACTCTGGGATTCTGTTCTGCACCAAACTGCATCCTGATCCTATTTATCCAAAGACCTTGTAAAGCTCACTTAAAAACATGGATTCTTGGCAAGAACAAGAGcgttttaaatatttatgggaTCTGTCCTTCAGGAGTCAGTGTTGTCTCCACTTCCCACATGATGCTACCTGagatttgttctttctttccctcaccTCCCACCTGCTTAAGTCTCTTCTAGAACTGGAAAAGAATCCTTGAATAAGAATGAACTTTTTAATGGCTTCCCCCGTAGAATAAATAGCGTAAATATTTTACACCAGTCAGAAGAACTGAACAAAGTACACCAAAGGATCACAGGATTTTTATTGGATTTGATTCTTCCTCATTAATCCAGTACTTACTGGCAATCTCTGCTTGCTCTTCCAGTCCAGTGTGAGTGACGAGGCCctacaggaatatttttttacccatttgcccaacaaagagaaaaaacaaattaaaaacaaatgccCACTTTGGTATTTGACTGCTATTTTAATAGCAATTTGTAGAACAAATTTCTGGGTTTCTGCTCAACTGTTAATAACCAGTGAGAAGAACTTGGAGTGAAGTCAAATGCATGCAAATGAAGGGAATCCTGGCCTTGGCCTCGAGCAGGAGGGAACAGCCAGTGAACACTCAGAGAGTGTTTCTGCCCTGAAAAGTGGGAGGGCTTTCCATGAGTTGATTTTAAAACAGACCTTTTTCCACTAAACGTCCCCCTCCCAACGCTTTTCCTTGGGTTTGAGTTGGTTTCTGGCCATCTGTGGGGTTTGGAGAGCAGCTCCAccctggctctggcagcagccagtggctctctcctgctgcctgccccgGGGCACTGAAGGGTTGGCAGCTTTTCCTAGAGGAATACTTTGGGAAAATCCTCCTTGGTGGACTTTGGAGCTCGCCCCACgtgttcctgcagctgcaggagctctgctgctgtgagccAGGGCCCTGCAGGTGCCACAGTGCCAATGTTCCCCTTGGCACACGAGGGAGAATCCAGGATTTACTCAGCTGAGTAAGGGCTGCTCACTCTGGTGGGATTGGGGGAACATAAACCACAAAGGCCAATTCTCTGAGTTCAGCAGCTTCCAGAGTGTGAGGattccagagctgcagggggcaggagcagggtccTGCTGGTCTCCTtcgctgggtttttttcctggcatCCATGGGGCTCCTTGgccacagctccctccctcagccctgcctgttctccaggcagcattcccagaggaggggcaggaaaaTAACCAGCTGCAAAAGCAAATCCACCTCTGGCTGTGTCAATGGCAGTAAGAATCTTCCTGGGTTGGGAAGGGGctttaaatcccatccagtgccaccccctgccacaggcagacacttcccactgccccagggtgctccaagccctgtccaacgtggccttggacacctccatgGCAATCAGAGGCTTTTCAGCCCCACTGGGGATGAACTGGGGGTGACTGGAGGCTGCTGAGGGTGTCTGAGCACAACCTTTGTCCATCCCCAGGACCCTGGGTGGCAGCTCTGCCGTGCCCTCCCCGTGCTCCGACCCCGCCGCCGCGCACGACTTGtccccagctgctgtcacctctcCCAGCTTCTACCCCGAGACCTGGATTGGAATGGATCCAGCTCAGGACTTCATCCAAGTGCCTGTTCTGAAGGAAGACAAGAGCTACAGAACCATTTACAACCTGTTCCACAAGACTGTGCCAGAGACCAAATACAAGATTTTGAAAATCCTGCGCGTGCAGAACCAGTTCCTTTGGGAGAAGTATAAAAGGTAAGAGAGTTGCAGTTCTTTAATAATGGATATCCCTAGAGGAGGAGTTTTATAAGAGAGATTTGTATCTCCTCTCACAGCTGAGCTCTTCCAGAGGGTGATACCGTGATGAGAACAGCCTTTCCCCGGCTGACCTGCAGCCAACGCTCACCTTCACTTCCCATTTTCCGttgcaggaaaaaggaataCATGTCCAAGAAGATGTGTGGGCTGGACAGGATCATGAACGAGCGGCACCTGTTCCACGGCACGTCCCAGGACGTGGTGGACGGGATCTGCAAGCACAACTTCGACCCGCGCGTGTGCGGCAAGCACGCCACCATGTTTGGCCAGGGCAGCTACTTCGCCAGGAAGGCCAGCTACTCCCACAACTTCTCCAAGCGCTCCCCCAAGGGCGTGCACTTCATGTTCCTGGCCAAGGTGCTCACGGGCAGGTACACGGTGGGCAACCACACCATGAGGAGGCCGCCGCCCGTGGAGCCCGGCAGCATCACCAGCGACCTCTACGACTCCTGCGTGGACAATTACTTCGAGCCCCAGATCTTTGTCATCTTCAACGATGACCAGAGCTACCCCTACTTCATCATCCAGTATGAAGAGGTCAGCAGCACCGTCTCCATCtgacagcctgtgctgctccctgccgCAGACTCTTCACCTGGCAGCAGTTTGTGGTGGGGGGGATAAAATCTGGACACTTCCTCACTGGTGGAATGACTTGGAAGGAAGGTCACTGAAGTGACCAAATGTGCACTTGCTGGTCGATTCCCTCTGTGGAAATTGTacatatttttccattgtttatAGTTGGAAATCTGTGCCTTTTGTTATAAAACACTGTTTATTTATGTTAGTAAATATTCATGTTTCAGAATGTGTCTGTGGATGTCTTTTCAGTGGCATTCTGTGCCTGTCACGCCCTGATCTCTCAACATTTCAGCATGGCCATTTCTAGGGACTCAGAACCACATTTCACCCCAAGGATATTGAATTAAGACATTTCCCCCAAACACTACTTTTTATGATCACATTTCAGAGAGACTGAGTGCGGGATCACAAAACTACCCCCTGCTCATACTTTGCATTATTGAACAGGGCAACACAAACAGATAATTTTCTAAAatcaaggaaaagcaggaagagatCAGCATGCTCTGTGGGGAGGGTTTAAAGCCTGGGATGgcttcccagcaggagcagggacacgcAGTCTGTCACTCgttggtgtccctgcctgtgcaggGGGTGGTGCAGGATGGGCTCTaagctccctcccctcccaaaCCACGGACTCTGTAACTGT
It includes:
- the TIPARP gene encoding protein mono-ADP-ribosyltransferase TIPARP, which translates into the protein MDTEPQPACVVPQAPCPAMKCSPSEDFSPQVRLAEKIPPVKPCFKKKQQVQKRLDTQTLRALRPIFTSLLGAGALDRVFVPRGQRAGHGDLCEPAVKKTLDLGTSCPQTENNVTVLMPTAPDVQGQLPGARPSPGHPEQDVQPGEQSFSPETPGTAADNGNESFQDHPLHPSAGDGAACPLFPDKVLESYTSGLLQENGCPMQYNLTPSNKFSAGIFQDKSEEASLDLVFELLNQLQYHTHQEDGIEICVDFLQGTCVYGSDCPRHHTVLPYHWQVRRTATQRWQSVANDSQEHLERLYCNPDNDKIKVKYRGQECWVDLNLMKLYESAEFDQMRRLSTASCPGSSSNCYTVWKYFCRDHFGWREYSEPVVRLIEEASCRGLREVRFITWHNQYILNIKDGFQQNSCFRREIKRRPLLRSCLLLMPFLQTLGGSSAVPSPCSDPAAAHDLSPAAVTSPSFYPETWIGMDPAQDFIQVPVLKEDKSYRTIYNLFHKTVPETKYKILKILRVQNQFLWEKYKRKKEYMSKKMCGLDRIMNERHLFHGTSQDVVDGICKHNFDPRVCGKHATMFGQGSYFARKASYSHNFSKRSPKGVHFMFLAKVLTGRYTVGNHTMRRPPPVEPGSITSDLYDSCVDNYFEPQIFVIFNDDQSYPYFIIQYEEVSSTVSI